One segment of Pyricularia oryzae 70-15 chromosome 3, whole genome shotgun sequence DNA contains the following:
- a CDS encoding voltage-gated potassium channel subunit beta-2 — MSKPTDLPKMEYRFLGRSGLKVSAISLGGWLTYGGHVDEDATFACMKAAYDSGVNFFDCAEGYAGGESEIVMGKAIKKYGWKRNDLVISTKIYWGAANGDNPVNNVALSRKHIIEGTESSLERLQLAYVDMLYAHRPDRQTPMEETVRAFNYLINSGKAMYWGTSEWSADEIMNAHRVADRLGLIAPVMEQPCYNMIDRLKVEQEYAHLYREVQLGLTVFSPLKQGILSGKYKDGIPDDSRFAQQQVEFIKGYWKRTGKEQWDGTVQKVNKLAPIAERLGTTQAALALAWVLKNPNVSSAITGASSAEQVFSNIKALDVVERLTPDIMKEIDDILENKPPAMTMRFA; from the exons ATGTCCAAGCCTACCGATCTGCCCAAAATGGAGTACCGCTTCTTGGGACGGTCTGGTCTCAAGGTTTCTGCCATTTCTCTCGGCGGTTGGCTCA CATACGGTGGCCACGTCGATGAGGACGCGACATTTGCCTGCATGAAGGCTGCGTATGATTCCGGTGTCAACTTCTTTGACTGTGCTGAAG GTTATGCCGGTGGTGAGAGTGAGATTGTGATGGGAAAGGCCATTAAAAAGTATGGCTGGAAACGCAACGACTTG GTCATCTCAACCAAG ATCTACTGGGGAGCCGCAAACGGTGACAACCCAGTCAACAATGTCGCCTTATCTCGCAAGCACATCATTGAGGGCACCGAGTCCTCGCTTGAACGACTGCAGCTCGCATACGTCGATATGCTCTACGCTCACAGGCCTGATCGGCAGACTCCGATGGAGGAAACTGTTCGCGCCTTCAACTATCTGATCAACTCGGGCAAGGCGATGTACTGGGGGACTAGCGAGTGGAGCGCCGACGAGATCATGAACGCACACCGCGTGGCCGACCGTCTTGGGCTTATTGCCCCAGTCATGGAGCAGCCTTGCTACAACATGATTGATCGCCTCAAGGTTGAGCAAGAATATGCGCACCTTTACCGCGAGGTGCAATTGGGCCTTACGGTCTTTAGCCCCTTGAAGC AGGGTATCCTTTCGGGCAAGTACAAGGACGGCATCCCGGACGACTCCAGGTTTGCACAGCAACAGGTCGAGTTCATCAAGGGCTACTGGAAGCGCACCGGCAAGGAGCAGTGGGACGGCACGGTTCAAAAGGTGAACAAGCTGGCACCGATCGCTGAACGTCTGGGCACAACACAAGCTGCACTGGCTCTCGCTTGGGTCTTGAAGAACCCCAACGTCAGCTCGGCCATTACCGGCGCAAGCAGCGCCGAGCAGGTGTTCAGCAACATCAAGGCTCTGGATGTTGTTGAGAGGCTTACCCCTGATATCATGAAGGAAATTGATGATATCTTGGAGAACAAGCCTCCTGCTATGACCATGAGGTTTGCTTAA
- a CDS encoding dihydroceramide delta(4)-desaturase, which translates to MAPSSVTVTAAAKSKSKSKTSSSKSVPPPPPSVPTAKEREAIEAEHKDFFWTYTEEPHRTRRLAIIKAHPEVTKLCGPEPLTKYVVAGVVALQVFLAWMLRNTSFFSIKFWAVAYIFGATANQNLFLAIHEISHNLAFRSPTANRLLAIIANLPIGIPYSASFRPYHLTHHKSLGVDGLDTDLPTAFEAVFLDSILGKAFFCTFQILFYALRPMFIFRVPFTWVSLVNVLVQFTFDYFLVTRIGSGQSLLYLILSSFLAGSLHPLAGHFIAEHYVYETVAPEARDPKNNVPVPETFSYYGPLNFLTYNVGLHNEHHDFPAVPWTRLHKLNEIASEFYNDLPRHESWVYAIWRFIWDEQVGMRCRVKRKDGGRLVGSSGKKAAVADWKQEELES; encoded by the exons ATGGCGCCCTCTTCAGTGACGGTGACGGCCGCTGCCAAGTccaaaagtaaatccaagaCCAGCTCTTCAAAGTCggtcccgccgccgccgccgtctgtCCCCACAGCCAAAGAGCGCGAGGCTATCGAGGCCGAGCACAAAGATTTCTTTTGGACTTATACAGAAGAGCCGCACCGCACGCGACGCCTTGCAATCATCAAGGCTCACCCAGAG GTTACCAAACTTTGCGGCCCCGAGCCATTGACCAAATATGTCGTTGCTGGCGTAGTGGCCTTGCAGGTGTTCCTGGCTTGGATGCTTCGGAACACGTCCTTCTTCTCCATCAAGTTCTGGGCTGTGGCCTACATTTTTGGCGCCACCGCCAACCAAAATCTCTTCCTGGCCATCCATGAGATCTCACATAACCTTGCGTTCCGGTCACCAACTGCAAACCGCTTGTTGGCCATAATAGCCAACTTACCCATTGGCATTCCGTACAGCGCATCGTTTCGG CCATACCACCTGACGCACCACAAATCCCTCGGTGTCGATGGTCTCGATACAGACCTTCCGACCGCCTTTGAGGCCGTCTTCCTCGACTCTATCCTTGGCAAGGCCTTTTTCTGCACCTTCCAGATCTTGTTCTACGCCCTGCGGCCGATGTTCATCTTCCGCGTGCCCTTCACCTGGGTTTCGCTTGTCAACGTGTTGGTGCAGTTCACATTCGACTACTTCCTGGTCACTCGCATCGGATCTGGTCAATCTCTGCTTTACCTCATCCTCTCTTCTTTCCTCGCCGGCTCCCTCCACCCTCTGGCTGGCCACTTCATCGCGGAGCACTACGTCTACGAGACTGTCGCGCCCGAGGCCCGCGACCCCAAGAACAACGTCCCCGTCCCAGAGACCTTCAGCTACTACGGGCCCCTCAACTTCCTGACCTACAACGTCGGCCTGCACAACGAGCACCACGATTTCCCCGCCGTGCCCTGGACCAGGCTGCACAAGCTGAACGAGATTGCGAGCGAGTTCTACAACGACCTGCCCCGCCACGAGAGCTGGGTTTATGCCATCTGGCGCTTCATCTGGGACGAGCAGGTCGGCATGCGCTGCCGCGTCAAGCGCAAGGACGGGGGCCGTCTTGTCGGCAGCTCTGGGAAGAAGGCTGCCGTGGCCGACTGGAAGCAAGAGGAGCTGGAATCATGA